One Euphorbia lathyris chromosome 1, ddEupLath1.1, whole genome shotgun sequence DNA segment encodes these proteins:
- the LOC136226369 gene encoding ATP-dependent Clp protease ATP-binding subunit CLPT1, chloroplastic — translation MATRTFSFLPISLPNSQIGTQKPHHSSLLLPLSSFHGNKLQIRESNLSNVVLKCHGSTVTTVISSLPTKKHASEKIPKWSARAIRSFGLGELEARKLKYPNTGTEALLMGILIEGTSPAAKFLRANGITFFKVRDEIIDLLGKSDMYFFSPEHPPLTEQAQRALDRAVDEKLKSGDGGEISTGHIILGIWSEVESAGHRILETLGFNDEKAKEIANSMNEDVVLSSK, via the exons ATGGCCACTCGCACTTTCTCATTTCTCCCAATTTCACTTCCCAATTCCCAAATTGGCACCCAAAAACCCCATCACTCTTCGCTGCTTCTCCCGCTAAGTTCCTTTCATGGAAATAAGCTCCAAATTAGAGAATCCAATTTGAGCAATGTCGTCCTTAAGTGCCATGGCTCTACGGTTACCACAGTGATATCAAGTCTCCCGACTAA GAAACACGCTTCAGAGAAGATCCCAAA ATGGTCCGCGAGGGCAATAAGGTCGTTTGGTTTGGGGGAATTGGAAGCGAGGAAGCTCAAGTATCCGAATACTGGAACTGAAGCGCTTCTAATGGGAATTTTGATCGAGG GAACAAGTCCTGCTGCAAAATTCCTAAGGGCTAATGGCATCACCTTTTTCAAGGTGCGAGACGAAATTATTGACTTGCTTGGGAAATCTGACATGTACTTTTTCAGCCCTGAGCATCCCCCATTGACTGAACAGGCTCAAAGAGCTCTTGATAGGGCTGTGGATGAGAAATTAAAATCAG GTGATGGTGGAGAAATAAGCACCGGTCATATAATTCTAGGGATTTGGTCAGAAGTAGAATCTGCAGGTCACAGGATTTTGGAAACTCTAGGTTTTAATGATGAAAAAGCTAAAGAGATTGCAAACTCT ATGAACGAAGATGTTGTATTGAGCTCTAAGTAA